A genomic region of Staphylococcus roterodami contains the following coding sequences:
- a CDS encoding DUF4467 domain-containing protein, which translates to MTKRFLLITLILVISTALIACGKKYDKEIEEVSKLENKSSKESQLKDTLEFKRDKSNIYVYNEGKVIALTYKSLKDSDTLWTSLYRKNETTGKYEEDYNAKPKKFMKENKPDYKEENLKE; encoded by the coding sequence ATGACAAAGCGATTTTTATTGATAACATTGATTTTAGTAATATCTACAGCTTTAATTGCATGTGGTAAAAAATATGATAAAGAAATTGAGGAAGTTTCTAAATTAGAGAATAAAAGTAGTAAAGAATCTCAATTAAAAGATACATTAGAGTTTAAGCGTGATAAAAGTAATATTTATGTTTATAACGAAGGTAAAGTTATTGCGTTGACTTATAAGTCTTTGAAGGATAGCGATACTTTATGGACTAGTCTATATCGTAAAAATGAAACAACAGGAAAGTATGAAGAAGATTATAACGCGAAGCCCAAGAAATTTATGAAAGAAAATAAACCAGATTATAAAGAAGAGAATTTAAAAGAATAG